In Zea mays cultivar B73 chromosome 7, Zm-B73-REFERENCE-NAM-5.0, whole genome shotgun sequence, the following proteins share a genomic window:
- the LOC103633466 gene encoding probable glucomannan 4-beta-mannosyltransferase 7 isoform X2, translating into MEAGEIGGALVFILAAAAAVAAAVSVGAVDFSRPLTAGAPFDFQAAVSWLIGILDGTSSAAADVDGAWVAVRAGVIAPVLQVAVWACMVMSVMLVVEAVYNSVISLGVKAIGWRPEWRFKWKPLDSADEEKGTAHFPMVLVQIPMYNELEVYKLSIAAACELQWPKDRIVIQVLDDSTDPFIKNLVELECEHWVNKGVNIKYATRTSRKGFKAGALKKGMECDYAWQSEYIAIFDADFQPEPDFLLQTVPFLLHNPEVALVQARWSFVNDTTSLLTRVQKMFYDYHFKVEQEAGSATFAFFSFNGTAGVWRTGAIRDAGGWKDRTTVEDMDLAVRATLKGWKFVYVGDVRVKSELPSTYKAYCRQQFRWSSGGANLFRKMAKDVLFAKDISLVKKFYMLYSFFFVRRVVAPTAACILYNVIIPISVTIPELYLPVWGVAYIPMVLTVVTAIRHPKNLHILPFWILFESVMTLHRMRAAMTGLLELEGFNQWIVTKKVGNDLEDTEVPLLQKTRKRLRDRVNLPEIGFSVFLFLCASYNLVFHGKTSYYLYMYLQGLAFLLLGFNFTGNCSCYQ; encoded by the exons ATGGAGGCCGGGGAAATCGGCGGGGCCCTTGTCTtcatcctcgccgccgccgccgccgtcgcggcCGCCGTGTCCGTCGGCGCGGTCGACTTCAGCCGCCCGCTCACCG CGGGGGCGCCGTTCGACTTCCAGGCGGCGGTGTCCTGGCTCATCGGCATCCTCGACGGCACGTCCTCGGCAGCGGCGGACGTGGACGGGGCGTgggtggcggtgcgggccggggtGATCGCGCCGGTGCTGCAGGTGGCGGTGTGGGCGTGCATGGTGATGTCGGTGATGCTGGTGGTGGAGGCCGTGTACAACAGCGTCATCAGCCTCGGCGTCAAGGCCATTGGGTGGAGGCCTGAGTGGAGGTTCAAGTGGAAGCCCCTCGACAGCGCCGACGAGGAGAAGGGGACCGCCCACTTCCCTATGGTCCTGGTTCAGATACCCATGTACAACGAGCTGGAG GTGTACAAGCTGTCAATAGCGGCAGCATGTGAGCTGCAGTGGCCAAAGGACAGGATAGTAATTCAAGTGTTGGACGATTCTACTGACCCCTTTATCAAG AATTTGGTGGAGCTTGAATGTGAGCACTGGGTGAACAAAGGTGTCAATATTAAGTATGCCACAAGAACCAGCCGCAAGGGATTCAAGGCAGGAGCTCTGAAGAAAGGAATGGAATGTGACTATGCATGGCAAAGCGAATACATTGCTATATTTGATGCTGATTTCCAACCTGAACCAGATTTTCTGCTCCAAACTGTCCCATTCCTTCTGCACAATCCAGAAGTTGCACTTGTTCAAGCTCGGTGGTCCTTCG TGAATGACACGACAAGCCTGCTGACAAGGGTACAAAAGATGTTTTACGACTACCACTTCAAAGTTGAACAAGAAGCAGGATCAGCGACCTTTGCCTTCTTCAGTTTCAACG GAACTGCTGGAGTGTGGCGTACAGGAGCCATAAGAGATGCAGGAGGTTGGAAGGACCGAACTACAGTTGAAGACATGGACTTGGCGGTTCGAGCAACACTAAAGGGCTGGAAATTCGTATATGTTGGAGACGTTAGA GTCAAGAGTGAACTGCCGTCCACTTACAAGGCCTACTGTCGGCAGCAATTCCGGTGGTCTAGTGGTGGTGCAAACTTATTCCGTAAGATGGCAAAGGATGTTTTGTTTGCCAAG GATATATCACTCGTCAAGAAGTTCTATATGCTCTATAGCTTCTTCTTTGTGAGGAGAGTTGTAGCGCCGACGGCTGCCTGTATTCTCTACAATGTCATCATCCCCATCTCAGTCACAATCCCGGAGCTTTACCTACCAGTGTGGGGTGTTGCCTATATTCCCATGGTGCTTACCGTGGTCACAGCTATAAGACATCCAAA AAATCTACACATACTGCCATTTTGGATTTTGTTTGAGAGTGTGATGACATTGCATCGGATGAGGGCTGCGATGACTGGACTGCTGGAGCTAGAAGGATTCAACCAGTGGATTGTGACAAAGAAGGTGGGGAATGATCTCGAGGACACTGAAGTTCCTTTGCTTCAGAAAACCCGGAAAAGGCTGAGAGACAG AGTCAATCTCCCCGAGATTGGATTTTCGGTGTTTCTCTTCCTCTGTGCATCATACAACCTGGTGTTCCATGGGAAAACAAGCTACTACTTATATATGTACCTTCAGGGGTTAGCATTTCTGTTACTAGGGTTTAACTTCACTGGCAATTGTTCTTGCTACCAATGA
- the LOC103633466 gene encoding probable glucomannan 4-beta-mannosyltransferase 7 isoform X1, translating to MLPSVIFLSPPPLSLGRPRYSARDLTCPARLRPPPAGFVLLRSAAGAPFDFQAAVSWLIGILDGTSSAAADVDGAWVAVRAGVIAPVLQVAVWACMVMSVMLVVEAVYNSVISLGVKAIGWRPEWRFKWKPLDSADEEKGTAHFPMVLVQIPMYNELEVYKLSIAAACELQWPKDRIVIQVLDDSTDPFIKNLVELECEHWVNKGVNIKYATRTSRKGFKAGALKKGMECDYAWQSEYIAIFDADFQPEPDFLLQTVPFLLHNPEVALVQARWSFVNDTTSLLTRVQKMFYDYHFKVEQEAGSATFAFFSFNGTAGVWRTGAIRDAGGWKDRTTVEDMDLAVRATLKGWKFVYVGDVRVKSELPSTYKAYCRQQFRWSSGGANLFRKMAKDVLFAKDISLVKKFYMLYSFFFVRRVVAPTAACILYNVIIPISVTIPELYLPVWGVAYIPMVLTVVTAIRHPKNLHILPFWILFESVMTLHRMRAAMTGLLELEGFNQWIVTKKVGNDLEDTEVPLLQKTRKRLRDRVNLPEIGFSVFLFLCASYNLVFHGKTSYYLYMYLQGLAFLLLGFNFTGNCSCYQ from the exons ATGCTCCCATCCGTCATATTTCTCTCTCCCCCACCCCTCTCGCTCGGACGGCCGCGCTACAGCGCACGTGATTTGACCTGCCCTGCGCGGCTGCGCCCGCCGCCCGCTGGTTTTGTCCTGCTTCGTTCCGCAGCGGGGGCGCCGTTCGACTTCCAGGCGGCGGTGTCCTGGCTCATCGGCATCCTCGACGGCACGTCCTCGGCAGCGGCGGACGTGGACGGGGCGTgggtggcggtgcgggccggggtGATCGCGCCGGTGCTGCAGGTGGCGGTGTGGGCGTGCATGGTGATGTCGGTGATGCTGGTGGTGGAGGCCGTGTACAACAGCGTCATCAGCCTCGGCGTCAAGGCCATTGGGTGGAGGCCTGAGTGGAGGTTCAAGTGGAAGCCCCTCGACAGCGCCGACGAGGAGAAGGGGACCGCCCACTTCCCTATGGTCCTGGTTCAGATACCCATGTACAACGAGCTGGAG GTGTACAAGCTGTCAATAGCGGCAGCATGTGAGCTGCAGTGGCCAAAGGACAGGATAGTAATTCAAGTGTTGGACGATTCTACTGACCCCTTTATCAAG AATTTGGTGGAGCTTGAATGTGAGCACTGGGTGAACAAAGGTGTCAATATTAAGTATGCCACAAGAACCAGCCGCAAGGGATTCAAGGCAGGAGCTCTGAAGAAAGGAATGGAATGTGACTATGCATGGCAAAGCGAATACATTGCTATATTTGATGCTGATTTCCAACCTGAACCAGATTTTCTGCTCCAAACTGTCCCATTCCTTCTGCACAATCCAGAAGTTGCACTTGTTCAAGCTCGGTGGTCCTTCG TGAATGACACGACAAGCCTGCTGACAAGGGTACAAAAGATGTTTTACGACTACCACTTCAAAGTTGAACAAGAAGCAGGATCAGCGACCTTTGCCTTCTTCAGTTTCAACG GAACTGCTGGAGTGTGGCGTACAGGAGCCATAAGAGATGCAGGAGGTTGGAAGGACCGAACTACAGTTGAAGACATGGACTTGGCGGTTCGAGCAACACTAAAGGGCTGGAAATTCGTATATGTTGGAGACGTTAGA GTCAAGAGTGAACTGCCGTCCACTTACAAGGCCTACTGTCGGCAGCAATTCCGGTGGTCTAGTGGTGGTGCAAACTTATTCCGTAAGATGGCAAAGGATGTTTTGTTTGCCAAG GATATATCACTCGTCAAGAAGTTCTATATGCTCTATAGCTTCTTCTTTGTGAGGAGAGTTGTAGCGCCGACGGCTGCCTGTATTCTCTACAATGTCATCATCCCCATCTCAGTCACAATCCCGGAGCTTTACCTACCAGTGTGGGGTGTTGCCTATATTCCCATGGTGCTTACCGTGGTCACAGCTATAAGACATCCAAA AAATCTACACATACTGCCATTTTGGATTTTGTTTGAGAGTGTGATGACATTGCATCGGATGAGGGCTGCGATGACTGGACTGCTGGAGCTAGAAGGATTCAACCAGTGGATTGTGACAAAGAAGGTGGGGAATGATCTCGAGGACACTGAAGTTCCTTTGCTTCAGAAAACCCGGAAAAGGCTGAGAGACAG AGTCAATCTCCCCGAGATTGGATTTTCGGTGTTTCTCTTCCTCTGTGCATCATACAACCTGGTGTTCCATGGGAAAACAAGCTACTACTTATATATGTACCTTCAGGGGTTAGCATTTCTGTTACTAGGGTTTAACTTCACTGGCAATTGTTCTTGCTACCAATGA
- the LOC103633466 gene encoding probable glucomannan 4-beta-mannosyltransferase 7 isoform X3, which produces MHGKANTLLYLMLISNLNQIFCSKLSHSFCTIQKLHLFKLGGPSNFAVNDTTSLLTRVQKMFYDYHFKVEQEAGSATFAFFSFNGTAGVWRTGAIRDAGGWKDRTTVEDMDLAVRATLKGWKFVYVGDVRVKSELPSTYKAYCRQQFRWSSGGANLFRKMAKDVLFAKDISLVKKFYMLYSFFFVRRVVAPTAACILYNVIIPISVTIPELYLPVWGVAYIPMVLTVVTAIRHPKNLHILPFWILFESVMTLHRMRAAMTGLLELEGFNQWIVTKKVGNDLEDTEVPLLQKTRKRLRDRVNLPEIGFSVFLFLCASYNLVFHGKTSYYLYMYLQGLAFLLLGFNFTGNCSCYQ; this is translated from the exons ATGCATGGCAAAGCGAATACATTGCTATATTTGATGCTGATTTCCAACCTGAACCAGATTTTCTGCTCCAAACTGTCCCATTCCTTCTGCACAATCCAGAAGTTGCACTTGTTCAAGCTCGGTGGTCCTTCG AATTTTGCAGTGAATGACACGACAAGCCTGCTGACAAGGGTACAAAAGATGTTTTACGACTACCACTTCAAAGTTGAACAAGAAGCAGGATCAGCGACCTTTGCCTTCTTCAGTTTCAACG GAACTGCTGGAGTGTGGCGTACAGGAGCCATAAGAGATGCAGGAGGTTGGAAGGACCGAACTACAGTTGAAGACATGGACTTGGCGGTTCGAGCAACACTAAAGGGCTGGAAATTCGTATATGTTGGAGACGTTAGA GTCAAGAGTGAACTGCCGTCCACTTACAAGGCCTACTGTCGGCAGCAATTCCGGTGGTCTAGTGGTGGTGCAAACTTATTCCGTAAGATGGCAAAGGATGTTTTGTTTGCCAAG GATATATCACTCGTCAAGAAGTTCTATATGCTCTATAGCTTCTTCTTTGTGAGGAGAGTTGTAGCGCCGACGGCTGCCTGTATTCTCTACAATGTCATCATCCCCATCTCAGTCACAATCCCGGAGCTTTACCTACCAGTGTGGGGTGTTGCCTATATTCCCATGGTGCTTACCGTGGTCACAGCTATAAGACATCCAAA AAATCTACACATACTGCCATTTTGGATTTTGTTTGAGAGTGTGATGACATTGCATCGGATGAGGGCTGCGATGACTGGACTGCTGGAGCTAGAAGGATTCAACCAGTGGATTGTGACAAAGAAGGTGGGGAATGATCTCGAGGACACTGAAGTTCCTTTGCTTCAGAAAACCCGGAAAAGGCTGAGAGACAG AGTCAATCTCCCCGAGATTGGATTTTCGGTGTTTCTCTTCCTCTGTGCATCATACAACCTGGTGTTCCATGGGAAAACAAGCTACTACTTATATATGTACCTTCAGGGGTTAGCATTTCTGTTACTAGGGTTTAACTTCACTGGCAATTGTTCTTGCTACCAATGA